Proteins co-encoded in one Methanomassiliicoccales archaeon genomic window:
- a CDS encoding Holliday junction resolvase, translating into MGDTYERELKAILSGDEKALKKMIKTCSEEETHGYLSINKRPFMVVRAAGSLGIDLVAIWGDLALPIEVKSSKSGVLWFSNSQRLIEQGEMFIEECSRAGLIPVYAFRLKGYRGDPWRVFALPINEVDGRLGLVQSKLPKPEESNKGNFIMRWENGMKLSKLIEYLVGLSSPLVE; encoded by the coding sequence ATGGGAGACACTTACGAAAGGGAGCTCAAGGCCATTCTCAGCGGGGATGAGAAGGCGCTGAAGAAGATGATCAAGACCTGTAGCGAAGAAGAGACCCACGGATACCTATCAATCAATAAGAGGCCATTCATGGTGGTGAGGGCAGCTGGCTCATTGGGCATAGACCTGGTAGCGATATGGGGAGATTTGGCCTTACCCATAGAAGTAAAGAGCTCAAAGAGCGGGGTTCTGTGGTTCAGCAATAGTCAGAGATTGATTGAGCAGGGCGAGATGTTCATAGAAGAGTGTTCAAGGGCGGGGTTGATACCGGTTTACGCATTCCGTCTGAAGGGGTATCGTGGGGATCCTTGGAGAGTATTTGCCCTACCTATCAATGAAGTGGACGGAAGGCTTGGTCTTGTTCAAAGTAAATTGCCCAAACCAGAAGAGAGCAACAAGGGCAATTTCATCATGAGGTGGGAGAATGGTATGAAGCTCAGTAAACTAATAGAATATCTAGTGGGATTGAGTTCACCCCTTGTGGAATAG